The Brasilonema sennae CENA114 genome includes a region encoding these proteins:
- a CDS encoding sulfite exporter TauE/SafE family protein, with protein sequence MTNIWLCLILGLVAGTMSGMTGIGGGIIVLPALILFLGFSQHQAQGTTLALLVLPIDLLAAWTYYQQGYVDLKVAGLLCLGFIFGGWFGAQIGTSLPNGVLTKIFAFLLIISAVRVLFMTSADSV encoded by the coding sequence ATGACTAACATTTGGCTTTGTTTAATTTTGGGACTCGTAGCGGGTACTATGAGTGGTATGACAGGTATTGGTGGTGGAATAATAGTCTTACCTGCCTTGATTCTTTTCTTAGGATTTTCTCAGCACCAAGCGCAAGGAACTACATTGGCATTGTTAGTTCTACCAATAGATTTATTAGCAGCATGGACTTACTATCAGCAGGGATATGTAGACTTAAAAGTAGCGGGGCTTCTCTGTCTTGGATTTATTTTTGGTGGGTGGTTCGGTGCTCAAATAGGAACGAGTTTACCGAATGGAGTTTTAACTAAAATATTTGCTTTTCTACTAATTATCAGTGCTGTTAGAGTTTTATTCATGACTAGTGCTGATTCAGTATAA
- a CDS encoding sulfite exporter TauE/SafE family protein, with the protein MNILEFTLLVWLSSATAGFLGALTGLGGGVVLVPLLTLVFGVDIRYAIGASLVSVIATSSGAASAYVKEGYTNLRLGMFLEVATTFGAITGATIAAFVSTRILAVVFGFVLLYSAYLSRQPRSEHLDNTRPDSLATRLKLNSTYPTPEGEQPYNVRAVPVGFSLMFVAGVLSGLLGIGSGALKVLAMDQFMRIPFKVSTTTSNFMIGVTAAASAGVYLKRGYIDPGLAMPVMLGVLLGALIGARVLVKAKVGVLRNIFSVVIVLLAIQMIYNGFLGRI; encoded by the coding sequence TTGAATATTTTAGAATTTACTCTATTGGTTTGGCTAAGTTCTGCGACCGCAGGCTTTTTGGGAGCGCTAACAGGCTTAGGCGGTGGAGTGGTACTTGTCCCCTTGTTAACTTTAGTCTTTGGCGTTGACATTCGTTACGCAATAGGTGCTTCTCTGGTATCGGTAATTGCAACTTCTTCAGGTGCTGCTTCTGCATACGTTAAAGAAGGCTACACCAATTTACGTTTGGGAATGTTCTTGGAAGTAGCAACAACATTTGGAGCCATTACAGGTGCAACTATAGCCGCTTTTGTTTCCACTAGAATACTCGCTGTGGTGTTTGGATTTGTTTTACTTTATAGTGCCTATCTCTCACGTCAACCTCGTTCTGAACATTTAGATAACACTCGACCTGATTCTCTAGCAACTCGTTTAAAGTTAAATAGCACTTACCCAACGCCTGAAGGTGAACAACCCTACAATGTCCGTGCTGTTCCTGTAGGATTTAGTCTCATGTTTGTCGCCGGAGTGCTTTCCGGGTTACTTGGTATTGGTTCTGGCGCACTCAAGGTACTAGCGATGGATCAATTTATGCGGATTCCGTTTAAGGTTTCCACCACTACCAGTAATTTTATGATTGGGGTGACAGCAGCAGCTAGCGCGGGTGTGTACCTGAAACGAGGTTACATCGATCCTGGACTAGCAATGCCTGTCATGTTAGGAGTACTTTTAGGCGCATTGATTGGCGCTAGGGTATTGGTAAAAGCCAAAGTAGGCGTTTTAAGAAATATTTTTAGTGTAGTTATTGTGCTGCTAGCTATTCAAATGATTTATAACGGCTTCCTAGGGAGGATTTAA
- a CDS encoding DUF1634 domain-containing protein, producing MSQTRRNLSERQVEILVGNLLRYGVLIATAIVLMGGVLYLIYHGKETPNYQIFRGEPPAFRSPEGVANSVLSGRRRGIIQLGLLLLIATPVARVAFSLLAFMRQRDITYIILTVIVLTGLIISFIGG from the coding sequence GTGTCCCAAACTCGACGTAATTTGAGTGAAAGACAAGTCGAAATTTTGGTTGGTAATTTGTTGAGATATGGGGTACTGATCGCTACTGCTATTGTGTTAATGGGTGGGGTATTGTACCTAATTTATCATGGTAAAGAAACTCCAAATTATCAAATTTTTCGCGGTGAGCCTCCAGCATTTCGCTCTCCTGAAGGAGTTGCAAATTCAGTATTATCAGGTCGCCGTCGTGGCATTATTCAACTTGGATTATTGTTATTAATTGCTACTCCTGTTGCTAGAGTTGCTTTTTCTCTATTAGCTTTTATGCGTCAGCGAGATATCACCTATATTATTTTGACTGTGATTGTTTTGACTGGGCTGATTATTAGTTTTATAGGTGGTTAA
- a CDS encoding U32 family peptidase, whose product MKADRKPTPEMTLPTFNRPELLAPAGYWDCAKAAVENGADAIYFGLDRFNARMRAQNFTEADLPKLMEFLHRRGVKGYVTLNTLIFPQELREAEQYLRTIITAGVDAVIVQDIGICRLIRHLSPNFPIHASTQMTITSAAGVEFAKSLGCQLVVLARECSLKEIEKIQRQLPEQTSLPLEVFVHGALCVAYSGQCLTSEALGGRSANRGECAQACRMPYELISDGKSVNLGNRKYLLSPQDLAGLEVLPELVKAGVSCLKIEGRLKTPEYVANVTRVYREALDRVMAQLDGEDKEKFSTSFQEHYNLEMAFSRGQYTGWFGGVNNQELVHARFGKKRGVYLGEVTRISNEKVIVRLQAPVKPGDGVVFDCGHPEAQEQGGRVYAVEDKGKEVLLTFGRRDLNLRRIHVGDKIWKTSDPELDKQLRQSFAGENPQFQRPIYIEVYGEVGQFLSAIARDELGHIVQVESTIPLEEAHTKPLTTERLQEQFGRLGNTPFCLGTLTNHLNSAVTLPVSELNRLRREIVAQLEELRSQPKRWLFNSHASLQDLLPSTVEVQATLNSPSLIVLVRNFKQLQAALEAGIETLYCEFEDPRAYREAVQIVRQANKGNTQHSIWVAPPRITKPGENWILQQVRSCEADGYLIRNYDHLQFFANERCIGDFSLNVANPLTADYFKNQLGLERVSASYDLNITQLEDLLTSCPPQWFEVTIHQHMPMFHMEHCVFCAFLSQGTDYTNCGRPCEKHEVKLRDRVGTEHILQADAGCRNTVFNGTGQTGAEYVQHLIELGVHNFRIEFVNETHEKVMQTIHRYQQLLQGEMTGSQLWRELKLQNQLGVTRGPMGVNATR is encoded by the coding sequence ATGAAAGCCGATCGCAAACCAACTCCTGAAATGACTTTGCCTACCTTTAATCGCCCTGAACTACTCGCCCCCGCAGGTTACTGGGACTGTGCTAAAGCTGCTGTGGAAAATGGGGCAGATGCTATTTATTTTGGGTTGGATCGGTTTAATGCGCGAATGCGGGCGCAAAACTTCACGGAGGCAGATTTGCCCAAGTTGATGGAATTTCTGCACCGTCGGGGTGTAAAGGGGTATGTCACCCTGAATACACTGATTTTTCCCCAAGAACTTAGAGAAGCAGAGCAATATCTTCGTACGATTATTACTGCTGGCGTGGATGCAGTCATTGTCCAAGATATCGGGATTTGTCGTCTGATTCGTCACCTTTCTCCAAATTTTCCCATCCATGCTTCCACGCAAATGACTATCACCAGTGCAGCAGGGGTGGAATTTGCCAAATCCTTGGGGTGTCAGTTGGTAGTACTTGCGCGTGAATGTTCTTTGAAGGAAATTGAGAAAATCCAGCGCCAGCTTCCAGAACAAACCTCACTTCCTCTGGAAGTTTTTGTTCATGGTGCTTTGTGTGTAGCATATTCTGGTCAATGCTTGACGAGTGAAGCTTTAGGAGGACGTTCCGCCAACCGTGGCGAATGTGCCCAAGCTTGCCGAATGCCCTACGAGTTAATCTCAGATGGCAAAAGTGTAAATTTAGGAAATCGCAAATATTTACTCAGTCCTCAAGACTTGGCTGGCTTAGAAGTACTGCCAGAATTGGTGAAAGCGGGGGTGAGTTGTCTCAAGATTGAAGGTCGCTTGAAAACTCCTGAGTATGTCGCGAATGTGACTCGTGTTTATCGTGAAGCTTTGGATCGGGTGATGGCTCAGTTGGATGGAGAAGACAAGGAGAAATTCTCCACATCTTTTCAAGAACACTACAACTTAGAGATGGCGTTTTCTCGCGGACAGTATACGGGTTGGTTTGGCGGTGTTAACAATCAGGAACTCGTTCATGCCCGTTTCGGGAAAAAGCGCGGAGTTTACTTGGGCGAAGTCACTCGCATCAGTAACGAAAAAGTCATAGTACGGTTACAAGCCCCCGTCAAACCAGGAGACGGTGTTGTTTTTGACTGCGGTCACCCAGAAGCGCAAGAACAAGGCGGTCGAGTTTATGCGGTGGAAGACAAAGGAAAGGAAGTGCTGCTGACTTTTGGTCGCCGTGATCTCAACTTGCGACGAATACACGTAGGAGACAAGATTTGGAAAACCAGCGATCCAGAACTTGATAAGCAACTACGTCAGAGTTTTGCTGGAGAAAATCCGCAGTTTCAGCGTCCAATTTACATAGAGGTGTATGGAGAAGTTGGTCAATTTTTGAGTGCGATCGCCCGCGACGAACTAGGTCACATTGTCCAGGTAGAATCTACAATCCCCCTTGAAGAAGCGCACACCAAACCCCTGACTACAGAACGTTTACAAGAACAGTTTGGTCGTCTGGGCAACACACCCTTTTGTTTGGGAACCTTGACAAATCACCTCAATAGTGCAGTTACGTTACCCGTGAGTGAGTTGAACCGTTTACGACGAGAGATTGTCGCACAGTTGGAAGAGTTGCGTTCCCAACCCAAACGCTGGCTATTTAACTCTCATGCTTCTCTACAAGACTTGCTCCCTTCCACTGTAGAAGTGCAAGCAACTCTCAACTCCCCCTCCCTCATTGTCCTAGTGCGAAACTTCAAGCAACTACAAGCTGCACTGGAAGCGGGAATCGAAACACTCTACTGTGAATTTGAAGATCCCCGCGCTTATCGGGAAGCAGTGCAGATCGTACGCCAAGCAAACAAAGGAAATACTCAGCACTCCATCTGGGTTGCGCCTCCAAGAATTACCAAACCAGGGGAAAATTGGATTTTGCAACAGGTGCGTTCCTGCGAGGCGGATGGCTATCTGATACGCAACTATGACCATCTCCAGTTTTTTGCCAATGAGCGTTGCATAGGGGATTTTTCGCTCAACGTTGCTAATCCCTTAACAGCAGATTATTTTAAGAATCAACTTGGTTTAGAACGGGTAAGTGCATCTTACGATTTGAACATTACTCAGTTGGAAGACTTGCTGACAAGTTGTCCACCCCAGTGGTTTGAGGTGACAATTCATCAACATATGCCCATGTTTCATATGGAGCATTGTGTCTTTTGTGCGTTTCTATCTCAAGGGACTGACTATACCAACTGCGGACGCCCCTGTGAGAAACATGAAGTGAAATTGCGGGACAGGGTGGGAACAGAACACATTCTTCAAGCTGATGCAGGTTGTCGAAATACTGTCTTTAATGGCACTGGTCAAACCGGAGCCGAATACGTACAACACCTGATAGAGCTTGGAGTACACAATTTTCGGATTGAATTTGTCAATGAGACTCATGAAAAAGTGATGCAAACGATACATCGCTATCAACAACTGCTGCAAGGTGAAATGACTGGCTCTCAACTGTGGCGGGAGTTAAAGTTACAAAATCAGCTTGGTGTCACTCGTGGTCCAATGGGAGTGAATGCAACTCGGTGA
- a CDS encoding IS4 family transposase yields MTQAIADTDSNEERKRGLPTHLVICLVIAMSLWSKASMRTVLKNLVDGLSEVWITVGQYWRVPSKSSITEARQRVGCRVMSRLFHLVVRPCATAQTPGAFLGGLRLMALDGTVFDVPDTVTNARVFGYPATRPGTVAAFPKVRLVLLIEAGTHLIVDALMCPYRIGERARAKKLLRSVQKGMLLMWDRGLDSYKMVQATLKQKCDYLGRIPKNVKFTVEKVLPDGSYLSWIAPDGKSKKKGGTKIRVRVIEYTIDTDAQGQTYRLITSLTDIECFPALLLATEYHRRWEVESTIDELKVHLLGRKTLIRSLNPREVVQEIYGWLLGHWAIRSLMFQVAESAEISPLRLSFTGTLNIVRRAVPKFQGLQIDEFPFFSPGS; encoded by the coding sequence ATCACGCAGGCGATCGCAGACACAGACAGTAATGAGGAACGGAAGCGGGGTTTACCAACACATTTGGTGATTTGTTTGGTGATTGCAATGAGCTTGTGGTCAAAAGCATCAATGAGAACAGTACTGAAAAATCTGGTGGATGGGTTGAGTGAAGTGTGGATCACAGTTGGGCAGTATTGGCGAGTACCTAGCAAGTCGTCAATAACGGAAGCCAGACAGCGTGTAGGATGTAGGGTGATGAGCCGCTTGTTTCATTTGGTAGTTCGTCCTTGTGCCACAGCCCAAACCCCAGGGGCTTTTTTGGGAGGACTGCGGTTGATGGCACTAGACGGGACAGTATTTGATGTTCCAGATACAGTGACAAATGCAAGAGTATTTGGCTACCCAGCAACACGCCCAGGTACGGTAGCTGCTTTCCCCAAGGTTCGTTTGGTACTGTTGATTGAAGCCGGAACACATTTAATCGTTGATGCACTGATGTGTCCGTACCGCATTGGCGAAAGAGCCAGGGCAAAAAAGCTCTTACGCTCTGTACAAAAAGGAATGTTGTTGATGTGGGATAGAGGGCTAGATTCTTACAAAATGGTACAAGCAACCCTAAAACAAAAATGTGATTATTTGGGAAGAATACCAAAGAATGTCAAATTTACCGTAGAGAAAGTCTTGCCGGATGGTTCTTATCTGTCTTGGATTGCCCCGGACGGTAAATCTAAGAAAAAAGGTGGCACAAAAATAAGAGTTCGGGTAATTGAGTACACAATTGATACTGATGCCCAAGGGCAAACTTACCGTTTAATTACTAGTTTGACTGATATTGAGTGCTTTCCCGCTTTATTGCTAGCTACAGAATACCATCGGCGTTGGGAAGTTGAGAGTACTATTGATGAACTTAAAGTCCATCTTTTAGGGCGTAAAACTCTGATTCGTTCTCTCAATCCCCGTGAAGTTGTTCAGGAAATTTATGGCTGGCTGCTTGGTCATTGGGCCATACGTTCTCTCATGTTTCAAGTTGCCGAATCTGCTGAAATCTCTCCTCTACGATTGAGTTTTACTGGCACGCTGAATATTGTTCGTCGGGCTGTTCCTAAATTCCAAGGGCTCCAAATTGACGAATTTCCCTTTTTTTCGCCTGGCTCGTAA
- a CDS encoding TetR/AcrR family transcriptional regulator, producing MKKIVVTPTTDTKEQIISVAERLFAERGFAGTTLRNVVSEARVNLAAVHYHFGSKEDLFRAVVARFARPVVEQELALLEQLQAGNEVPSVEAILTALLKPCLEILAQDKDTLLVRAQFMGRCRTEPEPIKSIATDEFAVSSEAFLDVLQRALPEQSRSQLHWKLDLVIAALIRVQTEAGQPFALLQMTDPEHIQNATEQLVKFLSPGMRS from the coding sequence ATGAAGAAAATTGTGGTTACTCCAACAACTGATACCAAAGAACAAATCATCAGTGTTGCTGAGCGCCTTTTTGCCGAGCGAGGCTTTGCTGGAACCACGTTACGTAATGTAGTGAGTGAGGCACGAGTCAACTTGGCTGCTGTTCACTACCACTTCGGTTCAAAGGAAGATCTGTTTCGAGCCGTGGTTGCGCGGTTTGCTCGTCCAGTCGTTGAGCAAGAATTAGCACTGCTAGAACAACTTCAGGCGGGTAATGAAGTGCCATCGGTGGAAGCGATTTTGACTGCACTACTAAAACCTTGCCTAGAAATTTTGGCTCAAGATAAAGACACCCTGCTCGTCCGCGCTCAATTTATGGGGCGTTGTCGAACAGAACCTGAACCGATTAAGAGTATTGCGACCGATGAATTTGCTGTGTCTAGTGAGGCATTTTTGGATGTGTTGCAACGCGCACTCCCTGAGCAGTCGCGATCGCAGCTCCACTGGAAGTTGGATCTGGTAATTGCAGCGTTAATTCGAGTGCAAACTGAAGCTGGGCAACCTTTTGCACTGCTCCAGATGACAGATCCCGAACATATTCAAAATGCAACAGAGCAACTAGTTAAGTTTCTCAGTCCGGGGATGCGATCATGA
- a CDS encoding HlyD family efflux transporter periplasmic adaptor subunit has protein sequence MMQSQRVEIISKRLPFRRLLVVGAVLVLGGGGAYSLWRSQTTSTQTAQPAAAPRVQTITALGYLEPRGEVIRLSAPNSGGSANRVERLLVKRGEPVKAGQVIAILDSYARLQASLVQAQKQVAVARSNLSVVKAGAKRGEITAQQSEITRLEAQRQGDIQAQEATVARLQAELQNAQAEAQRYESLYQQGAVSASLRDSKALTLATAQRSLQEAQVVLRRIQTTRSPELASAVATLDRIAEVRPIDVAAVQAQVDEAIAAVKQAQAQLNLATVRAPQDGMVLEIHTRPGELISSEGIVELGQTQQMIALLEVYETDVSKVKLGQSTKLFADSQPNGLSGEVTEIGMQVKRQNVINSDTSANIDARVVEVRVRLDAASTRKVAGLTNLQVTGEIQL, from the coding sequence ATGATGCAGAGTCAAAGGGTCGAAATCATTAGTAAGCGGTTACCTTTCAGACGGCTTTTAGTCGTTGGTGCAGTGCTTGTTTTGGGTGGAGGCGGGGCTTATTCCCTGTGGCGATCACAGACCACTTCCACCCAAACCGCCCAACCAGCAGCGGCTCCCAGGGTTCAAACTATAACTGCTCTGGGCTACCTGGAACCGCGTGGCGAGGTAATCAGGCTGTCTGCCCCCAATTCTGGAGGTAGTGCGAATCGTGTCGAGCGGCTTCTAGTAAAGCGGGGAGAGCCAGTTAAAGCAGGACAAGTGATTGCTATTTTGGACAGTTACGCTCGTCTGCAAGCATCTCTGGTTCAAGCACAGAAGCAAGTTGCTGTGGCTCGGTCAAATCTATCGGTGGTTAAAGCAGGAGCCAAAAGGGGCGAGATAACTGCGCAGCAGTCCGAGATCACACGACTGGAGGCGCAGCGTCAGGGCGACATTCAGGCGCAGGAAGCAACAGTCGCTCGTCTTCAAGCAGAACTGCAAAATGCTCAAGCAGAGGCACAGCGCTATGAATCGCTGTATCAGCAGGGCGCGGTTTCAGCGTCGTTACGAGACAGCAAAGCTCTAACACTGGCAACCGCACAGCGCAGTCTGCAAGAGGCACAGGTGGTACTGCGACGAATTCAAACGACGCGATCGCCAGAGCTAGCCTCCGCTGTAGCCACACTTGATCGTATTGCCGAAGTACGCCCTATCGATGTAGCGGCAGTCCAGGCGCAAGTAGATGAGGCGATCGCCGCTGTTAAACAGGCGCAAGCACAACTAAATCTGGCAACGGTTCGCGCTCCCCAGGACGGTATGGTGCTGGAGATTCATACCCGCCCAGGTGAACTCATTTCTAGCGAGGGCATTGTTGAACTAGGACAAACGCAGCAAATGATTGCTTTGTTGGAGGTCTACGAAACGGACGTTAGTAAGGTGAAGTTAGGGCAGTCAACGAAACTATTTGCGGATAGTCAGCCTAATGGACTCTCTGGGGAAGTCACTGAAATTGGTATGCAGGTCAAGCGCCAAAATGTAATCAACTCTGACACATCAGCCAATATAGATGCTCGCGTTGTCGAAGTACGTGTGCGGCTTGATGCCGCCTCTACTCGAAAGGTCGCTGGACTCACAAATTTGCAAGTAACAGGAGAAATTCAGCTATGA
- the devC gene encoding ABC transporter permease DevC — translation MTLILPKQPSTPPSLPTARPSHKGIWQALRDRTPLGWLQLKKSKSRLLVAVAGIGFADLLMFAQLGIQAALFDSNTMLNRGMDADIIIRSAQYRDLNLADTLPRRRLYQIKNVPGVQSAEPLYISRVVWKNPQTRRRTQLTLVGQSLDRPAFTFDEINQNLHKLKQPDTFLFDRLSRGQYADVVAQVAAGQSAKTEIQRRTIQVAGLFSLGASFATDGTLVTSPENFLRFFPERSPGQITLGLVKVNPGVDPEQVLAEIKAILPPDTIASTKQQYVDYEQAYWQQTTPIGIVFTFGTVMAFVVGTVIVFQILSTDVNDHMSEYATFKAMGYRDRYLLLIVLEQSLILASLGFIPGLGLALGQYTLIRNLGALPISMTFTRLALVFSLTLVMCMVSGMIATRKLQSADPADNF, via the coding sequence ATGACGTTGATATTGCCTAAACAGCCCTCAACTCCACCAAGTTTGCCAACTGCTCGCCCTTCACACAAGGGCATTTGGCAGGCGCTGCGAGACCGAACTCCCTTAGGCTGGCTGCAACTGAAGAAAAGCAAATCACGGCTGTTAGTTGCGGTGGCTGGAATTGGTTTTGCCGATCTATTGATGTTTGCTCAACTCGGCATTCAGGCGGCATTGTTTGACAGCAATACGATGCTCAATCGCGGCATGGATGCAGACATCATCATTCGCAGCGCTCAGTATCGGGACTTAAATCTGGCAGATACTTTACCCCGGCGTCGTCTCTATCAGATTAAAAATGTACCAGGAGTGCAATCTGCCGAACCGCTCTATATTTCGAGGGTCGTTTGGAAAAATCCTCAGACTCGTCGCAGAACTCAACTAACGCTGGTGGGGCAAAGTCTTGATCGCCCCGCATTCACCTTTGATGAAATCAACCAGAATCTCCATAAGCTGAAGCAGCCGGATACCTTTTTGTTTGATCGCCTTAGTCGAGGGCAGTATGCGGATGTCGTTGCCCAAGTCGCAGCAGGGCAATCAGCCAAAACTGAAATTCAACGTCGAACCATTCAAGTAGCAGGGCTGTTTTCACTGGGCGCTTCGTTTGCTACTGATGGAACACTCGTCACCAGTCCAGAAAATTTTCTGCGCTTTTTTCCTGAACGTAGTCCAGGACAAATAACATTGGGGTTAGTCAAGGTCAATCCTGGTGTTGATCCTGAGCAGGTGCTTGCTGAAATCAAAGCCATCTTACCGCCCGATACGATCGCCTCCACAAAACAGCAATATGTGGACTACGAGCAAGCCTACTGGCAGCAGACTACACCGATTGGAATTGTCTTTACCTTCGGTACGGTGATGGCATTTGTAGTCGGTACTGTCATCGTATTTCAGATTCTTTCGACTGACGTGAATGATCACATGAGCGAATATGCCACGTTTAAGGCAATGGGGTATCGTGATCGCTATTTGCTGCTAATTGTGTTAGAACAATCTCTGATTCTGGCATCACTCGGATTTATCCCTGGCTTGGGACTAGCATTAGGGCAATACACGCTCATTCGTAACCTCGGTGCTCTGCCAATTTCAATGACATTTACTCGGCTGGCTCTTGTCTTTTCTCTAACGCTTGTGATGTGTATGGTGTCGGGCATGATTGCGACTCGCAAGCTTCAATCTGCTGATCCAGCCGATAATTTTTAG
- a CDS encoding DevA family ABC transporter ATP-binding protein, translating into MNPVSMIANDSTVVPSSVIQVEQLDHFFGEGELKKQVLFDINLSINAGEIVILTGPSGSGKTTLLSLMGGLRSPQSGSLRMLNTELVGAAKAVAVEARRSCGYIFQAHNLHSSLTAQENVMMGLEVHGTYSRSERRNLALNMLSVVGLAERIQYYPADLSGGQKQRVAIARALVSHPQIVLADEPTAALDKKSGRDVVELMQKLAKEQGCTILMVTHDNRILDVADRIIYMEDGRLIVE; encoded by the coding sequence ATGAATCCAGTTTCTATGATTGCAAACGATTCCACAGTTGTTCCATCTTCAGTTATTCAAGTTGAGCAGTTAGATCACTTTTTTGGCGAAGGTGAACTGAAAAAACAGGTTCTTTTTGACATCAATCTTTCCATCAATGCTGGAGAAATTGTCATCTTGACTGGCCCCTCTGGTTCAGGCAAAACAACGCTGCTGTCGCTGATGGGTGGTTTGCGATCGCCCCAATCAGGCAGTCTTCGCATGTTGAATACAGAACTGGTGGGTGCTGCAAAAGCCGTTGCAGTGGAGGCGCGTCGCTCCTGTGGCTATATTTTCCAGGCACACAATCTGCATAGCAGTTTGACTGCCCAAGAAAATGTGATGATGGGTCTGGAAGTACACGGCACCTATTCTCGTTCAGAACGACGTAATCTGGCCTTGAACATGCTGTCAGTGGTGGGTTTAGCGGAACGCATTCAATACTATCCAGCGGATCTCTCCGGCGGACAGAAGCAGCGGGTGGCGATCGCCCGTGCCCTAGTCAGCCATCCTCAAATCGTTTTAGCTGATGAACCAACAGCAGCACTTGACAAAAAATCAGGGCGCGATGTGGTGGAACTGATGCAAAAACTGGCAAAAGAACAGGGCTGCACAATCTTGATGGTGACGCACGATAACCGAATTTTAGATGTGGCTGATCGCATTATCTACATGGAGGATGGGCGTTTAATTGTCGAGTAA
- a CDS encoding NAD(P)/FAD-dependent oxidoreductase has product MSSALVKPLDGESAIPSDSVSVQHQVVVVGGGAAGITVAAQLLKKNKQLDVAIIEPTDKHYYQPAWTLVGGGVYKALDTVRDEKDYIPDSATWLKDYVAKLDPDNNTVITQEGKRICYEYLVLAPGIQIDWHLVKGLKETIGQDGVCSNYAYEYAPYTWELIKNFKDGNAIFTYPNTPVKCGGAPQKIMYLADDAFRKQGIRPQSKIMFCTAMGVIFGVKEFAEKLLSVVERKQIDVRYKHNLKEIKADTKTAIFDVLTDSGVEEVAIQYDLLHVTPPMSAPDFIKQSKLALPDGASQGWVNVNKYTLQHNVYPNVFSLGDAASLPTSKTAAAVRKQAPVVVHNLLALINSKNLTQKYNGYSSCPITTGYGKVVLAEFGYDNKLSPTFPIDPTRERYSMWLLKKYGFPYLYWNIMLKGYPL; this is encoded by the coding sequence ATGTCCTCAGCACTAGTTAAGCCATTAGATGGTGAATCAGCCATTCCAAGTGACTCAGTGAGTGTGCAGCACCAAGTCGTAGTCGTCGGGGGTGGAGCCGCAGGTATCACAGTTGCCGCCCAACTGCTGAAAAAAAATAAACAGCTTGATGTTGCCATTATTGAACCAACAGACAAGCACTATTACCAACCAGCTTGGACTCTAGTTGGCGGTGGTGTTTACAAAGCTCTTGATACTGTAAGGGATGAAAAAGACTATATTCCTGATAGTGCTACTTGGCTCAAAGATTATGTAGCTAAGTTAGATCCAGACAACAATACAGTTATTACTCAGGAAGGAAAGCGTATTTGTTATGAATATCTGGTATTAGCTCCAGGTATTCAAATTGATTGGCATTTGGTTAAAGGGCTAAAAGAAACAATTGGGCAAGATGGCGTTTGCAGTAATTATGCTTATGAATACGCCCCTTACACTTGGGAACTCATCAAGAACTTCAAAGATGGTAATGCTATATTCACTTACCCTAATACTCCGGTGAAATGTGGAGGGGCACCACAGAAAATTATGTATTTGGCTGATGATGCCTTCAGGAAACAAGGGATACGCCCTCAGTCAAAAATCATGTTTTGCACAGCTATGGGAGTAATTTTCGGCGTTAAAGAATTTGCGGAAAAACTGCTTTCTGTAGTAGAGCGTAAACAGATAGACGTGAGATACAAACACAATCTCAAAGAAATTAAAGCAGATACCAAAACAGCAATTTTTGATGTTTTAACAGATTCGGGTGTCGAAGAAGTCGCTATCCAATATGACTTGCTCCATGTCACACCACCTATGAGCGCACCAGACTTTATAAAACAGAGTAAATTAGCTCTACCAGATGGGGCAAGTCAAGGCTGGGTTAATGTAAACAAATATACGCTACAGCACAATGTTTACCCTAACGTTTTTAGCTTGGGTGATGCGGCGAGTCTCCCAACATCGAAAACAGCGGCTGCTGTGAGAAAACAAGCGCCAGTTGTTGTTCATAACTTACTGGCTTTAATCAACTCAAAAAACCTCACTCAAAAATACAACGGCTATAGTTCCTGTCCAATAACTACAGGATATGGCAAGGTAGTACTTGCTGAATTTGGTTATGACAACAAGCTTTCCCCCACATTCCCAATTGATCCAACTAGAGAACGGTACAGTATGTGGCTGCTAAAAAAATATGGATTTCCCTATCTCTACTGGAATATAATGTTGAAAGGTTACCCGTTATAA